One window of the Desulfonatronum sp. SC1 genome contains the following:
- the alaS gene encoding alanine--tRNA ligase, whose protein sequence is MITAESIRQRFLDFFARNGHEVVASSSLVPREDPSLLFTNAGMVQFKKAFLGQEKRDSNRAVSSQKCLRVGGKHNDLENVGRTARHHTFFEMLGNFSFGDYFKAEAVDFAWRFLTEELGLPKERLYVTVFREDDEAEDTWKRVAKVPGERIFRLDEKDNFWSMGDTGPCGPCSEILIDQGEAMSCGPDCGIGRCDCDRYLEIWNLVFMQYERDASGTMHPLPKPSIDTGMGLERISAVCQGVYSNFDSDLFTPLIAQISELSGQAYGAADDGDTAMRVIADHGRSVAFLVADGIVPSNEGRGYVLRRLIRRAFRFGRLLGLEGPFLHTVCDHVCAMMGETFPELLENRTFMGRVVTQEEERFGQTLDKGLKLLADELEALTARGERRVLGETIFKLYDTFGFPLDIVHDVAGKQGYDVDEAGFRECMAEQKQRAKKAWKGSGDADPSVLFGHLLEAGLTTRFVGYDDVAARSRITALTDAGGESVEKLTAGQDGWLVAAATSFYAASGGQVGDQGRVRSTSGMAEVTDVAKVGQELAVQRIAVREGELYLDQEVDLLVTETTRLDTARHHTCTHLLQAALRKVLGEHVRQAGSYVSPEVLRFDFTHTMALTPEELRAVEDDVNRAILGDIPLDVVVTTPEEAQQRGALAFFGEKYGKEVRLVSVPGVSTELCGGTHLRSTGQAGSFVILSESGIAAGVRRIEALAGTKALEHWRGQSALLREAAGLLKAAPSDLSGKIQHLLAQHRDLVKQKEALEGQLRSGQGADLAAQVEDVAGVALLAAAVEVKDVKTMREMMDDLRSKIASGVIVLAAQADGKAMLTVAVSKDLHSRFTASSLVKELAPLVGGSGGGRPDMAQAGGNDSSGIPQVLERVRHLVAG, encoded by the coding sequence GTGATCACCGCTGAATCCATTCGTCAACGCTTTTTGGACTTTTTCGCCCGCAACGGCCACGAGGTCGTGGCCAGTTCCTCCCTGGTGCCTCGGGAAGATCCTTCGCTGTTGTTCACCAACGCGGGCATGGTCCAGTTCAAGAAGGCCTTTTTAGGCCAGGAGAAGCGCGATTCCAATCGGGCGGTTAGTTCCCAGAAATGCCTGCGCGTAGGCGGCAAGCACAACGACCTGGAGAACGTCGGGCGCACGGCAAGGCACCACACGTTTTTCGAGATGCTCGGCAACTTTTCCTTCGGCGACTATTTTAAGGCCGAAGCCGTGGACTTTGCCTGGCGGTTTCTGACCGAGGAACTGGGACTGCCCAAGGAGCGGCTGTACGTCACGGTGTTCCGGGAGGACGACGAGGCCGAGGATACCTGGAAGCGGGTGGCGAAGGTGCCAGGAGAACGGATTTTTCGGCTGGATGAAAAAGACAATTTCTGGTCCATGGGCGACACCGGTCCCTGCGGGCCTTGTTCCGAAATTCTCATCGACCAGGGTGAGGCCATGTCCTGCGGCCCGGACTGCGGCATCGGGCGTTGCGACTGCGACCGGTATCTGGAGATCTGGAACCTGGTCTTCATGCAGTATGAGCGCGACGCTTCCGGGACCATGCACCCCCTGCCCAAGCCGAGCATCGACACCGGCATGGGCCTGGAGCGGATCAGCGCGGTCTGCCAGGGCGTGTACTCCAACTTCGATTCCGACCTGTTCACCCCGTTGATCGCTCAGATTTCCGAGCTGTCCGGGCAGGCCTACGGTGCGGCGGACGATGGGGACACGGCCATGCGCGTGATCGCGGATCACGGCCGGTCCGTGGCCTTTTTGGTGGCCGACGGGATAGTGCCTTCCAACGAAGGTCGCGGCTACGTCCTGCGCCGTTTGATCCGCCGGGCCTTCCGCTTCGGGCGGTTGCTGGGCCTTGAGGGACCTTTTTTGCACACGGTCTGCGACCACGTCTGCGCCATGATGGGCGAGACCTTCCCTGAACTCCTGGAAAACCGGACCTTCATGGGCCGGGTGGTGACCCAGGAAGAGGAACGCTTCGGGCAGACCCTGGACAAGGGATTGAAGCTGCTGGCCGACGAACTGGAAGCCCTGACGGCCCGGGGCGAGCGGCGGGTTTTGGGTGAAACTATTTTCAAGCTGTACGATACCTTCGGCTTTCCCTTGGACATTGTCCACGACGTGGCCGGAAAACAGGGTTACGACGTGGACGAAGCGGGCTTTCGGGAGTGCATGGCCGAGCAAAAGCAGCGAGCCAAAAAAGCTTGGAAGGGCAGCGGGGATGCTGATCCCTCCGTGCTGTTCGGCCATTTGCTGGAAGCCGGACTGACCACCCGGTTTGTGGGCTACGACGATGTCGCGGCCCGGAGTCGGATCACGGCCCTGACCGACGCTGGCGGCGAGAGCGTGGAGAAGCTGACTGCTGGGCAGGACGGTTGGCTGGTGGCCGCGGCGACGTCCTTTTATGCGGCTTCCGGCGGCCAAGTGGGGGACCAGGGCCGGGTGCGCTCCACCAGTGGTATGGCCGAGGTCACCGACGTGGCCAAAGTCGGCCAGGAGTTGGCCGTGCAGCGGATCGCCGTGCGCGAAGGTGAACTTTACCTGGACCAGGAAGTGGATCTGCTGGTCACTGAAACGACCCGCCTGGACACCGCCCGACACCACACCTGCACCCACTTGCTCCAGGCCGCTCTGCGCAAGGTTCTGGGCGAGCATGTCCGCCAGGCCGGTTCCTACGTTTCCCCGGAAGTGCTGCGGTTCGACTTTACCCATACCATGGCTCTGACCCCCGAGGAATTGCGGGCTGTGGAGGATGATGTGAACCGGGCCATCCTCGGCGACATCCCTCTGGACGTGGTCGTGACCACGCCTGAAGAAGCCCAGCAGCGCGGCGCTCTGGCCTTTTTCGGTGAAAAATACGGCAAGGAGGTCCGGCTGGTCAGCGTGCCCGGAGTATCCACGGAACTCTGCGGCGGGACCCACCTGCGCTCCACGGGTCAGGCCGGCAGCTTTGTGATCCTCTCCGAATCCGGGATCGCCGCCGGGGTGCGTCGAATTGAAGCTCTGGCCGGGACCAAGGCTCTGGAGCACTGGCGCGGCCAGTCCGCGCTGCTTCGTGAAGCCGCGGGGCTGCTCAAGGCAGCTCCGTCGGATCTGTCCGGAAAGATCCAGCACCTGCTGGCCCAGCACCGGGATTTGGTCAAACAGAAGGAAGCCCTGGAAGGGCAACTGCGTTCCGGCCAAGGTGCGGACTTGGCGGCCCAGGTCGAAGACGTGGCCGGGGTCGCGCTTTTGGCCGCGGCCGTGGAGGTCAAGGACGTTAAGACCATGCGGGAGATGATGGACGATTTGCGTTCCAAGATCGCTTCCGGGGTCATTGTCCTGGCGGCCCAGGCCGACGGCAAAGCCATGCTCACCGTGGCGGTAAGCAAGGACCTGCACTCCCGGTTCACGGCCTCCAGTCTGGTCAAGGAACTGGCGCCCCTGGTGGGCGGCAGTGGTGGAGGGCGGCCGGACATGGCTCAGGCCGGCGGCAACGACTCCAGCGGCATCCCCCAAGTTCTGGAGCGCGTCCGACACTTGGTCGCAGGTTGA
- a CDS encoding Solitary outer membrane autotransporter beta-barrel domain, producing MKRLLSFTVLAILILMAPKAGMADELPPDLEAYIRGLSQEYFKITSSIFVSFTSQTGVTQGGFVFDGDAGGDFKMDVVKAPLRYYFAPPESRTRPFLKFSYGYARTSISYRSSDLFPEDRDVKDRDRSRTHSISLTPGVKWEYLPGFFIEPTLGFAYSHITYKYDYNTRFMRELVTQYPSLDRDLFNTTVDLYSISPGLRHEIDYPLGPGILGFDLQYAYVYAKPWRSKSRYADFTVHSGFLGTTLDYELPTGLTLWDKDLAVKPFLTRTDLFADFSEGMEMHHFYEFGLGFILDVGDFGNLFSRISLSGSYITGEDMRGWKFGFNFI from the coding sequence ATGAAACGTCTTCTTTCTTTCACCGTCCTGGCAATCCTGATCCTGATGGCCCCAAAGGCTGGCATGGCTGACGAGCTTCCTCCGGATTTGGAAGCGTATATCCGCGGTTTGAGTCAGGAGTATTTCAAGATCACCAGCTCGATATTCGTCTCTTTCACTTCGCAAACCGGCGTCACCCAGGGCGGGTTCGTCTTTGACGGCGATGCCGGAGGCGACTTCAAGATGGATGTCGTCAAAGCGCCGCTGAGATACTACTTTGCTCCCCCGGAAAGCCGGACCCGACCATTTTTGAAATTCTCCTACGGCTACGCCCGAACCTCCATTTCCTATCGATCTTCGGACCTTTTCCCCGAAGACCGAGACGTCAAGGATCGCGATCGCAGCCGGACCCACAGCATCAGCCTGACTCCGGGCGTGAAATGGGAATACCTGCCCGGTTTTTTCATCGAACCCACCCTCGGTTTCGCGTACAGTCACATCACATACAAGTATGACTACAATACACGCTTTATGCGAGAACTGGTAACGCAATATCCCTCTCTGGACCGTGACCTCTTTAACACAACCGTTGATCTGTACTCCATCAGCCCCGGTCTCCGACACGAAATCGATTACCCGTTGGGGCCGGGGATTTTGGGTTTTGATCTGCAGTATGCCTACGTGTACGCCAAGCCTTGGCGCTCGAAAAGCAGGTATGCCGACTTTACCGTCCACAGCGGCTTTCTGGGAACCACTCTCGATTATGAGCTTCCCACCGGCCTGACCCTCTGGGACAAGGATTTGGCGGTCAAGCCCTTTCTGACCCGGACGGATTTGTTCGCGGACTTCAGTGAAGGGATGGAGATGCATCACTTCTACGAGTTCGGCCTCGGGTTCATTCTCGACGTGGGCGACTTCGGCAATTTGTTCTCCCGCATATCCCTGAGCGGCTCGTATATCACCGGAGAGGACATGCGCGGCTGGAAGTTCGGATTCAATTTTATCTGA
- the cls gene encoding cardiolipin synthase — MHDNENGCPGSRRPLVKRKSVLVAFIVIIMHALGFLTSINALMSTRTAPGTVAWVVTLNTFPYVAVPAYWAFGRTKFQGYVSARREQDSILAEVLTTKLYHVNSFVHNPTPPSDRLQALERLAKMPFLLGNQLDLLIDGNATFQSIFEGIDAAEDYLLVQFYIVRADTLGQELKSRLIHKAHQGVRVFFLYDAIGSYRLPRSFINEMSAAGIHVRRFNSSQGLILPFQINFRNHRKIVVADGKYGWVGGFNVGDEYLGMDARFGDWRDTHLRISGPAVLGLQISFLEDWFWTTGEIPDLEWKPTAAQVANAPVLIFPSGPADRLETASLFMQYLIHTAKRRIWISSPYFVPDEGVMGALKLAALRGVDVRIVIPESPDHLLVYFATYAFLGSILDADIQIYRFQAGFLHGKAFVVDENLAGVGTINLDNRSFRLNFEVTAVVEDNDFTSKVEQMFERDFLRSRKMTAADIHTQPFWFRVVSRAAYLTAPLL, encoded by the coding sequence ATGCACGATAACGAAAACGGCTGCCCTGGATCAAGACGGCCATTGGTCAAACGAAAAAGCGTACTGGTGGCTTTTATTGTCATTATCATGCATGCATTGGGTTTTCTAACCTCCATCAATGCCTTGATGTCCACGCGCACGGCGCCAGGAACCGTTGCCTGGGTGGTTACTCTGAATACGTTTCCTTATGTTGCCGTCCCAGCCTACTGGGCTTTTGGGCGAACGAAGTTTCAGGGTTATGTGTCGGCCAGACGTGAACAGGACTCCATCCTTGCGGAAGTGCTGACAACCAAGCTCTACCATGTAAACTCTTTTGTGCATAACCCCACACCCCCCAGTGATCGTTTACAGGCGCTGGAAAGACTGGCAAAAATGCCTTTTCTGTTGGGTAACCAGTTGGATTTGCTGATTGATGGTAATGCAACCTTTCAAAGTATTTTTGAAGGGATTGACGCTGCTGAGGATTACCTGCTTGTTCAATTTTACATTGTCAGGGCCGACACCTTGGGCCAGGAATTGAAAAGCAGACTCATTCACAAGGCCCATCAAGGAGTTCGCGTCTTTTTTCTGTACGATGCCATTGGCAGCTATCGCTTGCCTCGGTCTTTCATCAACGAAATGTCCGCCGCGGGAATACACGTTCGCCGATTTAATTCCTCCCAAGGGCTTATCCTGCCCTTTCAAATCAACTTCCGTAACCATCGGAAAATCGTGGTTGCGGATGGGAAGTATGGCTGGGTTGGCGGATTCAATGTGGGTGACGAATACCTGGGCATGGATGCCAGGTTTGGTGACTGGCGGGACACGCATTTGCGCATCAGCGGCCCAGCCGTTCTGGGATTGCAGATTTCGTTCTTGGAAGACTGGTTCTGGACCACAGGTGAGATACCTGATCTGGAATGGAAACCGACAGCGGCCCAAGTCGCCAATGCCCCTGTTTTGATTTTTCCTTCCGGTCCGGCTGATCGACTTGAGACAGCCAGCCTGTTCATGCAATACCTGATTCATACGGCCAAACGTCGAATCTGGATTTCCAGCCCCTATTTCGTTCCAGACGAGGGTGTCATGGGAGCCTTGAAGCTGGCGGCCTTGCGGGGTGTGGATGTGCGCATCGTCATTCCTGAGAGCCCAGATCACCTGCTGGTCTATTTTGCGACATACGCATTTCTTGGTTCAATTCTTGATGCTGATATCCAGATTTATCGATTCCAAGCCGGTTTTCTGCATGGAAAGGCCTTTGTTGTGGATGAAAATCTTGCCGGAGTAGGCACAATCAATTTGGACAATCGTTCGTTTCGCCTGAATTTTGAAGTCACGGCCGTAGTCGAGGACAACGATTTTACATCAAAGGTGGAACAAATGTTTGAACGTGACTTCCTACGGTCCAGGAAAATGACCGCGGCAGATATTCACACGCAACCGTTCTGGTTTCGCGTGGTTTCCCGCGCAGCATATCTGACGGCTCCTTTGTTATGA
- the ricT gene encoding regulatory iron-sulfur-containing complex subunit RicT, producing the protein MSNILSVRVTSGNRLLQYRSEPYVVSQGDHVLVQMQGELHMGKVERITPLAGGEAGTERPVPEDGEACEGLSGQGGELCGESGTDVGKAAESVSDSAADSALDCAFSSVSDNESGCDREAGSAENNSMPSIFRPATEEDLIRDRENRELARNAFAYCRECITERGLDMKLVDVEVLFDGSKMVFYFTAPNRIDFRELVKDLVRSYRTRIELRQIGARHETQMLGGLGNCGQLVCCQRFLRQFAPSTIKMAKEQNLFLNPAKISGVCNRLLCCLSFEQPNYDEFLNQCPKVGKRFPTSLGTAKVIRANYFRGTVTVFMEPGGEREVDLEEWKRLVSLPKERVESERREFGPQPGRPEGADVKPPRVVFRPEPVSESVVTESSEHQTEASQTNPEAKLPPSSAPSRKKSKRSGRKGKPRPDAARPSDSKAVKKEPAAAGSPNGETDPATPGKSKRRSRSSRRKSKKQSGPSKEQS; encoded by the coding sequence ATGAGCAACATTCTTTCCGTCCGCGTCACCTCCGGAAACCGCCTCCTTCAGTACCGCTCCGAGCCCTATGTGGTCTCTCAGGGCGACCATGTCCTGGTCCAGATGCAGGGCGAGCTGCATATGGGCAAGGTTGAAAGGATTACGCCCCTGGCCGGGGGCGAAGCCGGGACGGAACGGCCCGTACCGGAGGATGGCGAGGCTTGCGAGGGTTTGAGCGGTCAAGGTGGTGAATTGTGCGGCGAGTCTGGAACTGACGTGGGAAAGGCCGCGGAAAGTGTTTCGGATAGTGCTGCTGATAGTGCTCTTGATTGTGCTTTTAGCAGTGTTTCAGATAATGAATCCGGTTGCGACCGGGAGGCGGGTTCCGCCGAGAACAACAGCATGCCGTCCATTTTTCGTCCGGCCACGGAAGAGGATTTGATCCGGGATCGGGAAAACCGGGAGTTGGCTCGTAACGCCTTCGCCTACTGCCGGGAATGCATCACGGAGCGCGGCCTGGATATGAAGCTGGTGGACGTGGAAGTGTTGTTCGACGGCAGCAAGATGGTCTTTTACTTCACCGCGCCCAACCGGATCGATTTTCGGGAGCTGGTCAAAGATCTGGTCCGCTCCTATCGAACCAGGATTGAGCTGCGTCAGATCGGGGCCCGCCATGAAACCCAGATGCTTGGCGGCCTGGGCAATTGCGGTCAACTGGTCTGTTGTCAACGCTTTTTGCGTCAGTTCGCCCCCTCGACAATCAAAATGGCCAAAGAGCAGAATCTGTTCCTGAACCCGGCCAAGATTTCCGGGGTCTGCAACCGCCTGTTGTGCTGCCTGAGCTTCGAGCAACCCAATTACGATGAATTTTTGAATCAATGTCCGAAAGTAGGTAAGCGTTTCCCCACCTCCCTGGGAACGGCCAAGGTGATTCGGGCTAATTATTTCCGCGGTACCGTGACCGTTTTTATGGAGCCCGGCGGAGAAAGGGAAGTGGACCTGGAGGAATGGAAACGTCTGGTTTCCCTGCCCAAGGAGAGAGTGGAGTCGGAGCGCCGCGAGTTCGGACCTCAGCCAGGAAGGCCGGAAGGGGCCGATGTTAAGCCTCCGCGAGTGGTGTTCCGGCCTGAACCGGTTTCTGAATCCGTGGTGACGGAGTCTTCCGAACACCAGACCGAAGCTTCCCAGACGAACCCCGAAGCCAAGCTCCCACCATCCTCGGCCCCATCCCGGAAAAAGAGCAAGCGTTCCGGGCGCAAGGGAAAGCCTCGACCGGATGCGGCGCGGCCTTCCGATTCAAAGGCCGTAAAAAAAGAGCCTGCCGCGGCCGGTTCTCCCAATGGCGAGACCGACCCCGCCACGCCAGGCAAGTCCAAACGCCGTTCACGCTCGTCGCGGCGCAAGTCCAAGAAACAGTCCGGCCCCTCCAAGGAGCAGAGCTGA
- the recA gene encoding recombinase RecA, with translation MARKPAVEAQDARREALQTALTTIERKYGQGSVMRLSDDAHQAIEAIPSGSIGLDLALGIGGIPRGRVTEIYGPESSGKTTLALHMIAEAQKLGGVCAFIDAEHALDVTYARRLGVKTDELLISQPDYGEQALDIADMLVRSGGVDLIVIDSVAALIPQSELEGNMGETQVGSQARLMSHALRKLTATIHKSKTSVLFINQIRMKIGVVGYGSPETTPGGNALKFYASIRLDIRRIQTIKDKDEAVGIKARVKVVKNKVAPPFREAVFDIMYGTGISREGEILELGVEHKVVDKSGSWFSFGSERLGQGYENVRAFLQENQDLRQSIEDQLLRHLGMTEGTGAPDTPAEQDTPEAA, from the coding sequence ATGGCCCGCAAACCCGCTGTTGAGGCGCAGGACGCCCGCCGGGAGGCGTTGCAGACCGCGCTGACCACCATTGAACGCAAATACGGCCAGGGCTCGGTGATGCGCTTGTCCGACGACGCGCATCAGGCCATCGAGGCCATTCCCTCCGGCTCCATCGGGCTGGATTTGGCTCTGGGCATCGGCGGGATTCCCCGTGGCAGGGTGACTGAGATATACGGCCCCGAATCCTCGGGCAAGACCACTCTGGCCCTGCACATGATCGCTGAAGCCCAGAAGCTGGGCGGGGTGTGCGCGTTCATCGACGCGGAGCACGCCCTGGACGTGACCTATGCCCGCCGGTTGGGCGTCAAGACCGACGAACTGCTGATTTCCCAGCCGGACTACGGTGAACAGGCCCTGGACATCGCGGACATGCTGGTCCGTTCCGGCGGGGTGGATCTGATCGTCATCGACTCCGTGGCGGCTTTGATCCCTCAGTCCGAACTGGAAGGCAACATGGGCGAGACACAGGTTGGCTCCCAGGCCCGGCTGATGTCCCACGCCCTGCGCAAGCTCACCGCGACCATCCATAAGTCCAAGACTTCGGTTTTGTTCATTAACCAGATCCGGATGAAGATCGGGGTGGTGGGCTACGGCAGCCCGGAAACCACTCCCGGCGGCAACGCCTTGAAGTTCTACGCCTCGATCCGTCTGGACATCCGCCGGATTCAGACCATCAAGGACAAGGACGAAGCCGTGGGCATCAAGGCCCGGGTCAAAGTGGTCAAGAACAAGGTGGCCCCGCCGTTTCGGGAGGCCGTGTTCGACATCATGTACGGCACGGGCATTTCCCGGGAAGGGGAGATCCTGGAACTGGGCGTGGAACACAAGGTTGTGGACAAAAGCGGCTCCTGGTTTTCCTTCGGCTCCGAGCGCTTGGGCCAGGGCTACGAGAACGTTCGGGCCTTTTTGCAGGAAAACCAGGATCTACGCCAGTCCATTGAGGACCAGCTTTTGCGTCATTTGGGCATGACCGAGGGGACCGGCGCGCCGGATACTCCGGCGGAGCAGGACACTCCGGAAGCCGCATAA
- a CDS encoding CCA tRNA nucleotidyltransferase, with the protein MSRAVSSPALPASLQRFLSGLHRASLPTDGVFLVGGGVRDLLLGRPLKDVDLACRDAEAVALELAKALNARFVPLGRDHDPPSFRVVPRDADPAGLPIELLAAPLPGPCFLDVTEIHGRDILEDLARRDFTANAMALPLGLLPEALASTENHAAKKTTWQRDLLDPHLGLHDTLQGLIRRTGPRTMAEDPLRILRGFRMRAQLGWAIEPATLDDMTRHAQALARISGERIRSELRLILECPGGGRLMAEMDRVGVLAVLFPEVREMRGCGQNHFHHLDVFEHSLAAVAQCEVLLADIESVFGELREPILATLAQWRLPWLKLAVLLHDIGKPGTKGRRSTKENTERITFYGHDALGATMAESIASRLRLSSAESKYVVGLIRHHLHVGVLLRPEAKLKARLRWMRRLGSDLIPAILLCLADIRATLGPASSLQEHQTQEARGVALIREFLEQTRTTFSALPLVNGHDLLALGLPPGPALGRTLGLLQEAQDAREISTREEALALADHLVSGRSAKV; encoded by the coding sequence ATGTCCCGCGCTGTCTCCTCCCCCGCACTCCCAGCGTCGCTTCAACGTTTCCTAAGCGGCCTGCACCGGGCCTCGCTGCCCACGGACGGGGTTTTTCTCGTCGGCGGCGGTGTCCGGGATCTGTTGCTGGGCCGCCCCCTGAAAGACGTGGACCTGGCCTGCCGCGATGCCGAGGCTGTTGCCCTTGAACTGGCCAAGGCCCTGAACGCCCGCTTCGTTCCTCTGGGCCGGGATCATGATCCTCCAAGTTTTCGGGTGGTTCCACGTGACGCCGATCCAGCCGGGCTCCCGATCGAGCTCCTGGCCGCCCCCCTGCCTGGCCCCTGCTTTCTGGACGTCACGGAAATCCATGGGCGGGACATCCTCGAAGATCTGGCTCGCAGGGATTTCACGGCCAACGCCATGGCTCTGCCTCTCGGACTGCTTCCGGAGGCTCTGGCGTCCACGGAGAACCACGCCGCCAAAAAAACCACCTGGCAGCGGGATTTGCTCGACCCGCACTTGGGCCTCCATGATACTCTCCAGGGCCTGATTCGCCGCACCGGGCCGCGGACCATGGCCGAGGATCCGCTACGCATCCTACGCGGATTCCGCATGCGTGCGCAACTGGGCTGGGCCATCGAACCGGCCACGCTGGACGACATGACGCGTCACGCCCAGGCCCTGGCCAGGATATCCGGAGAACGAATCCGATCCGAGCTGCGACTGATTCTGGAATGTCCGGGAGGCGGACGATTGATGGCGGAAATGGACCGGGTCGGGGTGCTGGCCGTCCTGTTTCCGGAGGTGCGGGAGATGCGCGGGTGCGGCCAGAACCACTTCCACCATCTGGACGTGTTCGAGCACTCCCTGGCCGCGGTGGCACAATGCGAAGTCCTACTCGCGGATATCGAGTCCGTGTTCGGCGAGCTTCGGGAGCCGATCCTGGCCACGCTTGCGCAATGGCGGCTGCCCTGGCTGAAACTGGCCGTGTTGCTGCACGACATCGGCAAGCCTGGAACCAAAGGACGCCGGTCCACGAAAGAGAACACGGAGCGGATTACCTTTTACGGGCATGACGCCCTGGGCGCGACCATGGCCGAATCCATTGCCTCCCGGCTGCGGCTGTCATCCGCGGAGAGCAAATATGTCGTCGGCTTGATCCGCCACCACCTCCACGTAGGCGTTCTGCTGCGTCCGGAAGCCAAGCTCAAGGCCCGGTTGCGCTGGATGCGCCGCCTCGGGTCGGATCTGATCCCCGCGATCCTGCTCTGCCTCGCCGACATCCGCGCCACCCTCGGCCCGGCCAGTTCGCTCCAGGAGCACCAGACCCAGGAAGCCCGAGGCGTCGCCCTGATCCGGGAATTCCTGGAGCAGACGCGAACCACCTTCAGCGCCCTCCCCCTGGTCAACGGCCACGACCTCCTGGCCCTGGGCCTGCCCCCCGGTCCAGCCCTGGGCCGAACCCTCGGGTTGTTGCAAGAGGCTCAGGACGCCCGAGAAATCTCGACCAGGGAAGAGGCCCTGGCCCTGGCCGACCACCTGGTGTCCGGACGGAGCGCCAAAGTTTGA
- a CDS encoding CNNM domain-containing protein encodes MSYASLEAVFILVLILVNGFFAMSEMALVAARKARLKAQADEGNRRARVALLLKNKMDKFLSTAQIGITMVAILTGAVSGTTIAARVQDFLARFPSLEPDRVGHRFEIVDMDGRRIDRILVVPLSEKNE; translated from the coding sequence GTGTCCTACGCTTCACTCGAAGCCGTGTTCATTCTTGTCCTTATTCTCGTCAACGGCTTTTTCGCCATGTCCGAGATGGCCCTGGTGGCGGCGCGCAAGGCGCGGCTCAAGGCCCAGGCCGACGAGGGCAACCGCAGGGCCCGCGTGGCGTTGCTGTTGAAGAACAAGATGGACAAGTTTTTGTCCACGGCCCAGATCGGGATCACCATGGTGGCCATTTTGACCGGGGCCGTGAGCGGAACGACCATTGCCGCCAGGGTCCAGGATTTTCTGGCCAGGTTTCCGAGCTTGGAACCTGACCGGGTAGGCCATCGTTTTGAAATCGTGGATATGGACGGCAGGCGCATCGACAGGATACTGGTTGTTCCACTTTCCGAGAAGAATGAATAA